One Chanodichthys erythropterus isolate Z2021 chromosome 10, ASM2448905v1, whole genome shotgun sequence DNA segment encodes these proteins:
- the LOC137029711 gene encoding serine/threonine-protein kinase pim-2-like has translation MPDMPYIKVPGHPKRLPLEIGLMLMANKGPSVPQIIQLLDWQDDADHCILVMERPLPCMDMFSFMELQGGSLNEGITRHIMRQVIHAANVCCKRGVFHRDIKPENLLVNQDTMEVKLIDFGCGALMKKSAFKVFSGTEGYCPPEVEYNGKYHAKPTTVWSLGVLLFIMVCGGYPTADDLFMIYANIWTSPGLSQECCDMICTCLHPQPQKRLVLEKMHLHDWLKVME, from the exons ATGCCAGACATGCCATATATCAAAGTG cctggtcatcccaaacgccTCCCCTTGGAGATCGGCCTGATGTTGATGGCCAATAAGGGCCCCAGCGTTCCTCAGATAATTCAACTGCTGGACTGGCAGGACGACGCAGACCACTGCATCTTGGTCATGGAGCGGCCCTTGCCTTGCATGGACATGTTTAGTTTCATGGAGCTCCAAGGAGGAAGCCTCAATGAGGGGATAACACGACATATTATGCGGCAGGTCATTCACGCCGCTAACGTTTGCTGTAAGCGCGGTGTCTTCCATCGGGACATCAAACCGGAGAACCTGCTGGTGAACCAGGACACCATGGAGGTTAAGTTGATTGACTTTGGGTGCGGTGCGCTCATGAAGAAATCTGCCTTCAAAGTCTTCAGTG GCACAGAAGGTTACTGTCCACCAGAGGTCGAATACAACGGCAAGTACCATGCAAAGCCAACGACAGTGTGGTCACTTGGGGTCCTACTGTTCATAATGGTGTGCGGAGGTTATCCCACAGCGGACGACCTGTTCATGATCTATGCCAACATCTGGACCAGTCCTGGTCTGTCACAAG AATGCTGCGATATGATTTGCACATGTCTGCACCCTCAACCACAGAAGAGACTCGTTCTGGAGAAGATGCATCTTCATGACTGGTTAAAG